The sequence GCCGGTCGAACGCAGGAAGCCCTCCTTGTCCGCATCCAGGATTGCCACCAGCGACACTTCCGGCATGTCCAGGCCTTCGCGCAGCAGGTTGATGCCGACCAGCACATCGAACTTGCCCAGACGCAGGTCGCGGATGATTTCCACACGCTCGACCGTGTCGATATCCGAGTGCAGATAGCGCACGCGAATGCCGTGCTCGCCCAGATATTCGGTGAGATTTTCGGCCATGCGCTTGGTCAGCGTCGTGACCAACACGCGGTCGCCGAGCTTGATGCGCTCGTGCACTTCGGACATCAGGTCGTCGACCTGGGTACCGACCGGGCGAATCTCGACCACCGGATCGATCAGACCGGTCGGCCGCACCACCAGCTCGGTGATCTCGCCGGCAGACTCGCGCAATTCGTAAGGCCCCGGTGTTGCGGACACATAGATGCTGCGCGGCGAACGCGCCTCCCACTCTTCGAAGCGCAGCGGCCGGTTGTCCAGCGCCGACGGCAGCCGGAAGCCGAATTCCACCAGCGTTTCCTTGCGCGAGCGGTCGCCTTTATACATCGCGCCGATCTGCGGAATGGTCACATGCGACTCATCGATGACCAGCAACGCATCCGGCGGCAGGTAGTCGAACAGCGTCGGCGGCGGCTCGCCCGGCGCCTTGCCGGTGAGATGGCGAGAGTAGTTCTCGATGCCGTTGCAGAAGCCAACTTCAGCCATCATTTCCAGATCGAACTGGGTGCGCTGCGCCAGGCGCTGCGCTTCCACCAGCTTGTTCTGGGAATACAGCTGCTCCAGGCGCTCCTTCAACTCTTCCTTGATGGTATCGACGGCGCTGAGCGTGCGCTCGCGCGTCGTGGCGTAGTGCGTCTTTGGATACACGGTGTAACGCTGCAGCTTGCGCAGGGTTTCGCCGGTCAACGGGTCGAACAATGTCAGCTGTTCGACATCGCCGTCGAACAACTCGATCCGCAAGGCCTCGGTATCCGACTCTGCGGGAAACACGTCCAACACCTCACCACGCACACGGAACGCGCCGCGCGTGAGCTCGAATTCGTTGCGGGTGTATTGCAGATCGGTCAGATGCCGGATCAACTGACGCTGATCGATGTGCTCGCCCACCGACAGGATCAGGCGCAGCGACAGATAGTCCTCCGGCGCGCCGAGGCCATAGATTGCCGAGACCGTCGCAACTACCAGCGAATCACGACGCGAGAGCAAGGTCTTGGTCGCCGAAAGACGCATTTGCTCGATGTGCTCGTTGATCGAACTGTCCTTCTCGATGAAGGTGTCCGACGACGGCACGTAGGCTTCGGGCTGGTAGTAGTCGTAGTAGCTGACGAAGTATTCGACGGCATTGTTCGGGAAGAACGACTTGAACTCGCCGTACAGCTGCGCCGCCAACGTCTTGTTCGGCGCCATCACCAGGGTCGGCTTCTGCACCTGCTGGACCACATTGGCAATGGTGTACGTCTTGCCCGAACCGGTCACCCCCAACAGGGTCTGCTTGGCCAGGCCAGCCTCGAAGTTGGCCACCAGCTTCTCGATGGCAGCTGGCTGGTCGCCGGCTGGGGAGTATGGGGAGACGAGCTCAAAGCGGTCGGTCATGGAGCAGCACCTTCAAACGACTAATGAGTATAGCGACGGGGGGATGACGGTGACGTTTGCGGTTTTCCTACCCCGCGATCAGCAGTGGACCGATCCCATCGCAACGGCCATCTACCGACCCTTGAGCCACCCAGATTAGGAGCTACGCCATGCGCCGGAGGTGCCGCCAAGCTGGATTCAGCCTGATCGAAAGCATGCTTGCCGGAGCGGTGCTCGCCGTCTTGACTGCGATCGCATTGCCGTCTCTTACCGAACTCCACCAACGGCATCAAGCGCGCGCTGCGGTTGCCGAACTCACTGCGCATCTTGCCTTGACCAGGTCGACCTCCATCGCACGGGGCAATGTCGTTGCGATGTGCCCAGGCTCAGTTGCAGAGAGTTGCGTGGCTAGCCACGATTGGACCCGCGGCTGGCTGGTCTATGTAGACCCTGATGGAAATCGTAAACCAGATCGCGCCAGTGACATCCTTGCATCGGTCGCGCCACAGGCAGGCTCAATGCTCAGCATCCGCACCACCCATGGCCGCACACAGGTGCGCTACGTACCTTTGGGCACCGCACAGGGAACCAACGCAACCTTCAACATCTGCCGCGGCCGCTACCTGGACACACAGCTGATTGTCAGCATGGCGGGGCGCCCGCGCGTGCAGCGGCCAATTCCCGCGCATCCCTGCCCATCATGAGGAGTTGCATTGAAGGGGGTTGCGCGTGCGGCGTCTCCTCCCTATAATTTGGCTCCCCGCCCGAATAGCTCAGCCGGTTAGAGCACTTGACTGTTAATCAGGGGGTCGTTGGTTCGAGTCCAACTTCGGGCGCCAAATAAAAAAAAAAGACCTCGTCAGAGGTCTTTTTTTTTGCTACTCCGTAGGGCAGCCACTCGCGGGGGTGAGTGAACGAATGTGTGTGCTTCGCCCTGCGACTTCACCGCTAAAGGCAGCCCTCTAAGTGGACTGCCCTCAACGGCCACGACTCACACCGTCAAAAGCATTGTGATGCGCCATCTGTCCCAGATGCAGTCCGCACGCCTTTTTGATCGATTGACAGCGTACCGCATTTCGGATCGTTCTGCTTCGAGGTTGGAGTCGCAGTCAGCGTAAAAGTCGTGACTGCAGGGGTTCCCGAAGAAAGCGTATAGAAGTTAGAGATATCACTGCTGCATGACCCCATGCTTCCACCGACGTAAGTCATTTTGGTCGTGTAGTAGCGTTCCATCGTCTGCGCGCCCTCTTGAAGGCAGGCAGCTGCAGCCGAACGACGGGATTTAATGACAGACGACTGATAATTTGCCAAAGCGATCGCACTGAGAATACCGACAATCACAACTGCAATCATCAGCTCCATCAGGCTGAAACCAGACGAATAGCGTGAACCTATTTGAGATTTCGAGCGATTAATTTTGTACATAATTAGTTCCTGATGATCTCTCGCCACGACACGCGCCCGGCGTTGCGGTTATCTGCAATGTTAAGGCCGCCCAGATTTCCGCTGGACCCACCGACCACGATCTTGCCACGCAAGATGTTGGACAGCGTTGGCATGCCCACACCCAGGTTAACTGAGCCTACGGGTACGCCACCCACCGTTTCGTCCTTGAAATTGCCATCGCCATTGAGATCAAAAAAGGAGTCGGTACTACTGGTGCCTGTAAAAGCATCCAGTGCATTGATATAGCCGGTCCCATCTGCCTGACATGCACTTGCAGTCGGAATAATGCTGCTCACAACCAGCGTTTTGTTGAGCAGTTGCGACTCAGTGACGATACGCTCACCCTCCAGTGTGGAGGAGCCGCCAGTCGTCGTGGCCGGTTTCGCCAGATCGATATACCACCCCTTCGAATCCGCGGGTAACACCGAGTTAGCCTCGAACCCTCGCACCGGGAATCCGTTCTGCGTTCCCGTCACCTTAATCGAGCGAGTGGTCAATGCGCTACGCGTCAAAGTTTCGTTACTGGTGGAGGTACTGCCATCGATAATTCCATACAAGCTTTGTCCGCTTTTGTCGGTCATATCGCCCGTGGTCATGAATCGGCCAGTGCCGAAAAAGAGCCAGATATCATAAGTATTAGGGTTCAACGCAACCGTCATAGTTGCCGAGATCGGCTGCGCAGTGCTAGCGCTACCGGCAGGGTAGGAAGCCGTGAACAATGGCTTGCCTTTATTGGCGACGCCCCAGCTGGTCACAGCAGCAGCCGACAGATCGAACTTCCAAACATTGCCAAGCAAATCACCAGCGTACACGTAGTCAACGGTGCCGCTCGCATCGGTGTCCCAGCCTGTCGCACCGGAGAGTCCATTGGGAGCACTTGATGATCCAGCACCTGTGCTGATTTGCTTAATGAGCGCGCCGGTCTCCAAGTCGTAGATCAGCAGCACGGCTTGATCATTGGCGCTGTTGATACCGTTCGCAACAACCAGCGCAGTCGTACCATTATTAAGATTGGCAATAAATGGGCGAGCTTGTACGAGACCGATGTTACCTGCCTCAAGATCGGAGGCCGCTCCATACCGCTCCCACTTCACATTGCTCGCAGAAAAGCCTGTCGGCGTAGTGACGTCCAATACATAAATGCCTTTACCTCCTTTGCCTAGCGCACCAACTAATACCGTCTTGTTAGGGGTCTGCGCACGCGTGGATAGGACAACTGGGCCATCCACGAAATAACGGTGACTATAGGTTGGAGCACTCAGGCTACCCAGATCTGAAAAATTAATTCCAGAAGGAACATATGCGAACTGCTCCGCACCGGTGGTCGCATCGAAGGCGTGCAGCATGCCGTCGTTTGCACCGACATAGACGGTGTTAGTGTCGCTTGAATATGCAGGCGAAGAGCTGACAATGTCACCAAGCAGCGACGTGCGGTTGCGCAGCGTGCCGCCATTTACGATCTCCTTGCTGCGATCACCGGCGAGATACGCTGCGTTGTCAGCACCAGAGACAGCCGGAGTAGTCGTCCGCTCCAGGGCAAGTGTCTGAGTCGTTGTTGGAAAGGTCGCGCCAGCCAGACCGTTCCAGGTAAAAATCTTTCGGTTGGTCGCCTTTATGTTTTCTGACGCATTCCAACTCGCCGTGGACGACACGTTTTGATTGACCACCGGATAGGCCTTGAGTTCACCTGTCCAGATGCCCGACAGATAACTGGCCATAAACACTATCGTACCGCCGTCAAGGCTTGTTGACGTCGCGGATACGTTCGAGAACGACCCGGTCCGTTGAGTGATGGTCGAAAGCGCTGCGGTAAGGCCAATTTTGAACGCATTAGGGTCGGCGGCCGACAAGAAGGTACCACGTCCATTAACGGAGGCATGCCACAAGTCATCCAGTCGGGCCAAGACATCGGCGTTACCCGTATCACCAGTCTTCGGATCTGGCCAAGTTTTGGTGCCAGCAGTCAGACCGGGCAGATCTGTGCTCGGATTCAACAGACCACGTGCACCAATTGCGATGGCAAACGTGACCATATGTTGCCAAAAAGCGGGGTCTGCGTTTGTCGTCGGTACGATGTTGTCGAGATCTGCACGCAAATCAGTCTTCCAGTACTGCATGGCCACGTCAGCCAACGTATTGGAATAAGTATCCGAGTAAGGCGCACTCGCTGTGTAGCCATACGGCGCTGGCAGACCATTCGGGCCGCTGTAGGTCACGCCATTTGATCCGTCTTGATTACCGGGCTTTGCGCTGGTGGTCCCGTTCCAGTAGCCGTCGGTCGTCATGATTGCGAAGTTCTGACGGCATGCATATTGGTCATTGCCAGCTTCCGGGCCATAGGGACCAGTAGAGACTGAACTTTGAAAATATTTTCCGGTACTGTCCAATGCATCGAGCAATGGAGTACCATTAAATCCCGAGGCATTATAAAGACGATTATACCAATTCGTCCGGGCACTTGTCGCCGCTGCCCCACCAGACGCAGCGCGATCTATAAATAACCCCTGATTTCCGTCATTCACGGGAATATCGAGATTGTTGCGCGACCAGATGGTTCTGAAGCCGACACGAACATTGGCACCTAGATCACTGAATGCCTGACCTGCACCGGCCTTTGCCGCCTTGATACGCGTGCGATGATAAGAGAACCATGTCGCATAGTTAGCTGCCTCGGCAGCCGCAGTCCTGCCCGTCGGCGTCATCGCCGTGCAGTTAATCCAAGCATTCGTTGTTACAGCCATACTGGTATCACAACGATTATCGCGATAGATATTTGCGCTGAGAGAATAGTTTGCCGTACCGTTAACCGCGCCGCGCGAAACCTGCACGGTATATGTGGTATTTGAGGACGGCGTCACGCTACACGTGCCGGTTCGGTTCGCCGGCACGCTTTGAGAGCAATCGTTTGTAATACTTGCAGCACTCTTGACCGTCAGGGTCACCTTGAGCACTGGACTGGGCGGAAACAGTGAGCACTCCGTTTGCTGGCACACTGACAGTGTAGGTATCCACCTGATTTCTCGAAACAGAATCAGAGACTGGAAACCCAGGCGGCGTGGAGTTATTGACGGAAACTCCATATTCGCTACGGGTAACCGTATTGGCGTCCGTTATCTCATAACGATAATAGTTACTCGCATTCGACAAGTAGTTGGACGAAGTATTCCCGGTGTTTTTTGGAGCGTAAAATGTCTGCACTCCGCCACATACGGTAACGTTTGCGCCCGTGTTCTTGTCGTTTCCATTTTGATCGAACTTTACGCAATTTGCGGAATTAGCAAGATCAATAACAGTACCGCTAGCTTTATTGAAATCGCCGTAGACCGCGTTGTACGACGTTCCTCCCATCATCAACACTCCCGTCGCTGTCAACCAGGGCTGGTAATTCGTTGCGGGGTTATAAAAGACCGTGTTGCCAACATATGTATTATCCGTGATATCGACCACATCGCTCGTACTGCAGGCACCTCCATCAGACGTGCGTACGCAGATCGTGGGAAAATCCGGATTGGCAAGATCCCCAAAGGACATCGAACCCGAGTCATCCAGAATGAACATGATGTTTGGCGGTACGCGACTGGCCGTGGTCAACGGGTCGGTCGGCAATGTGATTCCCGCATTCGCAGGCAGCGACAGCAGCGTCGCCAGCATGGAAAACATGGGCACGCGAATCGCCTTGCGCATCGCATCAAGACGCCGACGGAACGAGCTTTTTGGAATGTTCATGGTCAGCCTTACTGCTTGATGTAATTAGTCTGGAGCAGGACCTGGGAGCGCCCGGCCCCCTCACTCACAGCGGTAATGCGATACCTCGGCGCCAGACATAATGCGGGTATCGGAGAGATGCGGTCGCACGCCGGCCACGTGGGTGCATCTCCCATGTATTCGATGATGTATTGCGGGGCTGCAGTGGAATCTACGGTCAGAGAGGCGGTACGCCAACCGGCGCGGCTAGATGCCAACCAGCGATCGGCATCGCTTGCGACCGGCGTTGCGCAAATTCCGTCGTTACAACCGCTAGTGGGTATGGTCAAGGTGGCAGCGGCTTTGATGCGATCCTCCGCCTCTCGGACAGCACCCTCTGCGGCCTGAAAGCTTCTGCCGCGATCAACCAGATTCGACGCCATCCGTTCTTCGAGAACGGTACTGCGCAGCACTGCCAAGCCCAGCAGGGTCATGATCAGCAAAAGCAACAGCACAACAATAAGCGAGACGCCATCCTGCCGTAGGTGGTCAAGAGTCTTCATGCATTGCGATTCCGAAGAGCGATCACATGGCTAAGGGTGCGCCTGATTGGTTCACCGGCAGGCCCGACACGGGTTGTATCCAGCATTTCAAGGCGCACGCTGACCGCAACAACAGAAGACCAATCTGACACGGCTGTGGCGTCTACATACGACGCCGCACCCTTCACCAGATATTGCAATTGCATGTCGTTGACGCCCTCCAATACCTCGTCGTTACGCTGACTCAGTGCGCTACCGGAATACACCATCTGAGACCGATACAAGGATCTTGTGCCGCTTGCATTGTTTCCGATAAACCAACGCGCAGCATGCAAGTTAGCGACCACGGAGCCCGGCGCGACGAATGCGAATTGCGAGCCGCCACACACCGGCATTGCCAACCCCGTTGAACAGTTCCCTGGCGAGACACCCGAAACCGCATGCGTGATCGTAGAACCAGAGACAGCACTGACCTGGAAAATGGCCGACTGCCGCGCATTGCACGCGACGACGACATCGCCTGCATTTATACCGGCGGCTGCGGCGGTCATGTTAAGGGTAAAGGTCGCCGCGCCAGTGTCGTCGGATGAAATCGTCGCCACTTCATAACCAGAGCCCAGAATCTGCAGCGCGTCGGTTCCCGCAACTCGCGTTCCGGCTGCGGTCCCATTGGCTGGCGAACCAGATGGAAAGGCACCTTCCACCCCGGTGATACCGGAGTTCCATGTGTCGATGTTGGTGTACCAATTACTGGCTTTGGTTTTGAGAACATTCGCAATTGGAACAGTATTTACGCAGGGATTTCCCGAGGCTTCGCGTACATCGCGCGCCATCAGTTCAAATGCCGTGCGTACATTTTCCTGGACGCGCCCCAGACCTTCGGTAGCGCTATAAGTGCGCCGATTGGCCAGAAAGATACCGATCGCAGCACCGACCACCAGCAACCCCAAAACCAATGCAATCATCAGTTCGATCAGCGTCACGCCGCGCATGCGTGATCGGGATGGACGTGCGCGCTTCATGAGGTTCATAGACGGGTCTTGATAGAAAACTGCTGCGTTGCACTACCGTCCTTAGCCCGGCTGTCATCCCAGCTCACCACGGCTTCGCACGCGGTGGCGCTGCAGGTGATCTTGCCGCACGCCGTGGAGTTGATTGAGGTCTTCAACCCTTGCAACCAATTGCTGACGTCATTGGACACCAGATTGGCACCGGTCGGCGCAGTACAGGACGTCTGGTTGTAACCACCTGACGTCGCTACTGTCAGATTTGCGCGCATCGAGTCGAATATTGTGTAAGCCTGGATCACAGCCTGGCTACGCTCCAGCGAGCTCTGGCTATTGCGCAAGGCCGTCGCCTGCATCGCAGCGATACCCAGCATGCCCACACCCAGGATCACGACGGAGATCAATACCTCAATCAAACCGATACCGGACATGGATTTACGATCGATGATTTTCATTGCATCCCTATATCGTGGTCGGCGTGTTTGCAGGTGCGGCGCATGTCACGTCGCTCGCACCTGTTCGGACGGCTGCGCGGCTACCGCTGACGATCACCACCACACGCACGTTTTCCGGCGGTTTGTTCGTGGTCAGGCATGAGCTGACCGACGCGACCAGCAGCGCACCGGTCGAGTCGCGTGCAAGACCATCGGCACGGAATTCGATTGCGTTGCCGTTGCTTACAATGGCTGGACTGGCCTGGATGAGTAGCGGTACTTTCGCAGTTCCCACGCGCAACACTTCGCTCGTGGACTTGACCATGACGATCCACTGGTTCCAGGAGCCGCTACCGCAGCTGGATGCATTGCTACTCGGGCAGATCAAGACGGTCTGGTTGCGCTGCACAGCTTCGGACCGCGCCAACTGTATGGACGCAAGCACCTCGTTGGCCGAGGCGGTGAGGCGACTACTATTGATCAATCCGGTGAAGCTCGGGATGGCGATTGCCGCCACGATTGCAAGGACGGCCACGGTGACCATCAATTCAACCAGGCTAAAGCCCTGGCAATAAACCAGACGCGCCCTGCCCCGCAGGTTGCATTGCAACGCCTGCATGGTTTTTCCTTTTAACATTCCCCAGCGCAAAGCTAGCGGCTGGCCGTTAGAGGTGCAATCGATGACCGATAGGCGGCAAGCCTAAGGGCGCGAACGGAGCCTCAGGGCGTTCCGGAATCCAGGCATCATGGCTGCATCGGTTTTCGGACAACTCGACTCAATGCCCAATCACGCGCCTATAGCGCAGCCACTGGACACCCTGCGCCAAGCGCCGGTGATCGTTTGGACCTTGCTTGCCGGAGAAGGAGTCGCCGCCGTCCTTGCACTCGCACCGGCCCTGGACGGAAATCGGTGGGTTTATTTCGGTCTTGCTTCGCTCACAATCCAGTGGGTCGCGTTATTGACGTTGACTTGTCTGTATGGACTACGCAGGCATGTAGCCAATCTCAAGCCTCTGCAGATAGCGACGCTCTCTTTGGCGCT comes from Xanthomonas vesicatoria ATCC 35937 and encodes:
- a CDS encoding type IV pilin protein produces the protein MYKINRSKSQIGSRYSSGFSLMELMIAVVIVGILSAIALANYQSSVIKSRRSAAAACLQEGAQTMERYYTTKMTYVGGSMGSCSSDISNFYTLSSGTPAVTTFTLTATPTSKQNDPKCGTLSIDQKGVRTASGTDGASQCF
- the uvrB gene encoding excinuclease ABC subunit UvrB, which translates into the protein MTDRFELVSPYSPAGDQPAAIEKLVANFEAGLAKQTLLGVTGSGKTYTIANVVQQVQKPTLVMAPNKTLAAQLYGEFKSFFPNNAVEYFVSYYDYYQPEAYVPSSDTFIEKDSSINEHIEQMRLSATKTLLSRRDSLVVATVSAIYGLGAPEDYLSLRLILSVGEHIDQRQLIRHLTDLQYTRNEFELTRGAFRVRGEVLDVFPAESDTEALRIELFDGDVEQLTLFDPLTGETLRKLQRYTVYPKTHYATTRERTLSAVDTIKEELKERLEQLYSQNKLVEAQRLAQRTQFDLEMMAEVGFCNGIENYSRHLTGKAPGEPPPTLFDYLPPDALLVIDESHVTIPQIGAMYKGDRSRKETLVEFGFRLPSALDNRPLRFEEWEARSPRSIYVSATPGPYELRESAGEITELVVRPTGLIDPVVEIRPVGTQVDDLMSEVHERIKLGDRVLVTTLTKRMAENLTEYLGEHGIRVRYLHSDIDTVERVEIIRDLRLGKFDVLVGINLLREGLDMPEVSLVAILDADKEGFLRSTGSLIQTIGRAARNLRGKAILYADKMTRSMQAAIDETDRRREKQVEYNLEHGITPKSVARPISDIMEGAREDAAEKRAGKGRSKSRQVAEETPDYRAMKPAEIAGKLKSLEQKMYQHAKDLEFEAAAQIRDQIQKLKAASLG
- a CDS encoding pilus assembly protein → MTPSSNTTYTVQVSRGAVNGTANYSLSANIYRDNRCDTSMAVTTNAWINCTAMTPTGRTAAAEAANYATWFSYHRTRIKAAKAGAGQAFSDLGANVRVGFRTIWSRNNLDIPVNDGNQGLFIDRAASGGAAATSARTNWYNRLYNASGFNGTPLLDALDSTGKYFQSSVSTGPYGPEAGNDQYACRQNFAIMTTDGYWNGTTSAKPGNQDGSNGVTYSGPNGLPAPYGYTASAPYSDTYSNTLADVAMQYWKTDLRADLDNIVPTTNADPAFWQHMVTFAIAIGARGLLNPSTDLPGLTAGTKTWPDPKTGDTGNADVLARLDDLWHASVNGRGTFLSAADPNAFKIGLTAALSTITQRTGSFSNVSATSTSLDGGTIVFMASYLSGIWTGELKAYPVVNQNVSSTASWNASENIKATNRKIFTWNGLAGATFPTTTQTLALERTTTPAVSGADNAAYLAGDRSKEIVNGGTLRNRTSLLGDIVSSSPAYSSDTNTVYVGANDGMLHAFDATTGAEQFAYVPSGINFSDLGSLSAPTYSHRYFVDGPVVLSTRAQTPNKTVLVGALGKGGKGIYVLDVTTPTGFSASNVKWERYGAASDLEAGNIGLVQARPFIANLNNGTTALVVANGINSANDQAVLLIYDLETGALIKQISTGAGSSSAPNGLSGATGWDTDASGTVDYVYAGDLLGNVWKFDLSAAAVTSWGVANKGKPLFTASYPAGSASTAQPISATMTVALNPNTYDIWLFFGTGRFMTTGDMTDKSGQSLYGIIDGSTSTSNETLTRSALTTRSIKVTGTQNGFPVRGFEANSVLPADSKGWYIDLAKPATTTGGSSTLEGERIVTESQLLNKTLVVSSIIPTASACQADGTGYINALDAFTGTSSTDSFFDLNGDGNFKDETVGGVPVGSVNLGVGMPTLSNILRGKIVVGGSSGNLGGLNIADNRNAGRVSWREIIRN
- a CDS encoding type IV pilus assembly protein PilW, which produces MRGVTLIELMIALVLGLLVVGAAIGIFLANRRTYSATEGLGRVQENVRTAFELMARDVREASGNPCVNTVPIANVLKTKASNWYTNIDTWNSGITGVEGAFPSGSPANGTAAGTRVAGTDALQILGSGYEVATISSDDTGAATFTLNMTAAAAGINAGDVVVACNARQSAIFQVSAVSGSTITHAVSGVSPGNCSTGLAMPVCGGSQFAFVAPGSVVANLHAARWFIGNNASGTRSLYRSQMVYSGSALSQRNDEVLEGVNDMQLQYLVKGAASYVDATAVSDWSSVVAVSVRLEMLDTTRVGPAGEPIRRTLSHVIALRNRNA
- a CDS encoding pilus assembly PilX family protein, yielding MKTLDHLRQDGVSLIVVLLLLLIMTLLGLAVLRSTVLEERMASNLVDRGRSFQAAEGAVREAEDRIKAAATLTIPTSGCNDGICATPVASDADRWLASSRAGWRTASLTVDSTAAPQYIIEYMGDAPTWPACDRISPIPALCLAPRYRITAVSEGAGRSQVLLQTNYIKQ
- a CDS encoding GspH/FimT family pseudopilin produces the protein MQALQCNLRGRARLVYCQGFSLVELMVTVAVLAIVAAIAIPSFTGLINSSRLTASANEVLASIQLARSEAVQRNQTVLICPSSNASSCGSGSWNQWIVMVKSTSEVLRVGTAKVPLLIQASPAIVSNGNAIEFRADGLARDSTGALLVASVSSCLTTNKPPENVRVVVIVSGSRAAVRTGASDVTCAAPANTPTTI
- a CDS encoding GspH/FimT family pseudopilin, with the protein product MRRRCRQAGFSLIESMLAGAVLAVLTAIALPSLTELHQRHQARAAVAELTAHLALTRSTSIARGNVVAMCPGSVAESCVASHDWTRGWLVYVDPDGNRKPDRASDILASVAPQAGSMLSIRTTHGRTQVRYVPLGTAQGTNATFNICRGRYLDTQLIVSMAGRPRVQRPIPAHPCPS
- the pilV gene encoding type IV pilus modification protein PilV, translating into MKIIDRKSMSGIGLIEVLISVVILGVGMLGIAAMQATALRNSQSSLERSQAVIQAYTIFDSMRANLTVATSGGYNQTSCTAPTGANLVSNDVSNWLQGLKTSINSTACGKITCSATACEAVVSWDDSRAKDGSATQQFSIKTRL